GGCCGTGCGCGGCGCCGTCGACCGGCTCGACCTTGACCGTGACGGCCTCGGTGTTGGCGGCGTAGTCGCAGGCCGGGCAGTCGACGAAGGTGTCCTCACCGGCGGCCGCGGGGGCCAGGAACTCCTCGGAGGCGGAGCCGCCCATCGCGCCGGAGACGGCGGAGACGATGCGGTAGTCCAGGCCGAGCCGCTCGAAGATCTTGGTGTAGGCCTCGCGGTGCAGCGCGTAGGACTGCTCCAGACCCTCGTCGGTGGTGTCGAAGCTGTACGAGTCCTTCATCTGGAACTCGCGGCCGCGCAGCACACCGGAGCGGGGACGGGCCTCGTCGCGGTACTTGGTCTGGATCTGGTAGAGGATCACCGGCAGGTCCTTGTAGGACGTGCACTGGTCCTTGACCGTGAGGGTGAAGATCTCCTCGTGGGTGGGGCCGAGGAGGTAGTCGGCGCCCTTGCGGTCCTTGAGGCGGAAGAGCAGGTCGCCGTACTCCTCCCAGCGGCCGCTGGCCTCGTAGGGCTCCTTGGGCAGCAGGGCCGGCAGCAGGACCTCCTGGCCACCGATGGCGTCCATCTCCTCGCGCACCACGCGGGAGACGTTCTCCAGGACCTTCTTGCCCAGCGGCAGCCACGTCCAGATGCCGGCGGAGGAGCGGCGGACGTAACCGGCGCGGACGAGCAGCTTGTGGCTGGCGGTCTCGGCGTCGGCCGGGTCGTCGCGCAGTGTCTTGATCATCAAGCGGGACATGCGCTGGACCTGTGCGGCGTGGGCCATGGGAGATTCTCCTGCGTAAGAAAGGTGACTCCCTGGAGGTTAGCTGGAGGGGTATGGCACAAGGAAATGCGATGCCGCTGCGCTTGGGCTTCCTTCCCGCGTTTTCGGCTTTCCCGCCGTGGGGGTTGCTCGCCGTTTGTGGCCCGCTGCGCGGTGCCCTCGCCGTTGCGCCTGGCGGCGGGCCGGCGTCCGCTGCGCGGGGCTGTCGGGGTGCGGTGACGGGCCTCCGCGGGTGGGGGTGTCCGGACTGCTTCGCTTTACGTCCGGACACCCCCACCCGCTCCGGCCCGTCCCCTCCCGTTGAGGGGTGGGTAAAACGGTGGGTGGGGGTGCACGCCGGTGGTCCCGTGCACGTCGTAGGGAGCAGTGAATCGTCCTACGGACGCCCGCCCCCACCCACCTGTAGTCACTCCCCCAACGGGAGGGGACGGGCCGGAGGGGCAGGGTTTCCGGACGTAAAGCGAAGCAGTCCGGAAACCCTGCCCCGGAGGCCCGTCACCGCACCCGACACCCACCCAGCCCGCCGCAGGCGCAACGGCGAGCAACACCCACGGCGGGAAAGCCGACAACGTGGGAGGAAGGTCAAGGCCGCTTCAGAGGGAGGGGCGCCCCCATCACCGCGTACGGCGTGGGGGCGCTGGGGAAGAGGACGCGGCGGGCCAGGTCGTGGTAGCCGAGGGAACGGTAGAGGCGGCGGGCGGGGCTCTCCGTGTCGATGGCCGAGAGGATGGAGCGGGGTTCGGTGGCCTCGTCGGTGATGCGGGTGATCAGTGCCCGGCCGATGCCGCGGTGCTGGTAGGCGGGGTGGACATGCAGCTCGGTGATGGTGAAGGAGTCGTCGAGCCAGTGGTCGAGGCCCTCGCTGCGGAGGTAGGGCTCGACGACGGTGGACCACCAGTGGGCGCGGTCGTTGGGCATGCCGTAGACGAAGCCGGTCAGCCGGCCGTCGGGGGTGGTGGCACCGAGCGCCCGGGCGCCGGGGCAGCGGAGGTGACGCAGCACGATGTGCCGGCGGACGGCGATCTCCTCGTCGCTGAGGCCGAAGGCGAGCGCCTGGACGGCCAGCGCGTCGTCCACGCGGGCAGCGAGATCAAGGGGGCCGACCGCGACGTCATCCATGCTCGGAGCGTACAAGGCGGTGCGTCAGAACAGTACGCTCATGAACGCCCCGACTTCCTCGAAGCCCACCCGGCGATAGGAGGCGCGGGCCGCGGTGTTGTAGTCGTTGACGTAGAGGCTGACGACGGGGGCGACGTCGCTGAGGGCGTAGCGCAGTACGGCGGCCATCCCGGTCTCGGAGAGGCCCTTGCCGCGGTAGGCGGGGTCGACCCAGACGCCCTGGACCTGGCAGGCCCGCTGGGTGGCGGCGCCGATCTCGGCCTTGAAGATGACCTTGCCGTTCTCGATACGGGCGAAGGAGCGGCCTGCGCCGACGAGTTCGGCGACCCTGGCCTGGTAGAGGAGCCCGCCGTCGCCGGCCATCGGGGAGATGCCGACCTCTTCGGTGAACATGGCCACGCACGCGGGCATGATCAGGTCCATCTCGTTCTTGCGGATCCGCCGGACGTACGGGTCGGGGGCGATCTCGGCGGAGGGTGCGGTGGTGACCATCAGGGGCTGGTGGGCGCGGATTTCGCGGGCCGGCCCCCAGTAGGGCTCCAGGAGCGACCACAGTTCGGCGGTGGCTTCCGCGGGGCCGACGATGGACGAGCAGCGGCGGCCCTGGCGGCGGGCGCGCTCGGCGAAGCCGCGGATGGCTTCGGAGGTGGCGCAGACGGGGACGAGGTTGGCGCCGGCGTAGCAGAGCGACTCCAGGTGACCGTCCACGTACCAGCCCCACATCTCACCGCCGAGCCGCCAGGGGTCGAGGCCGGCGATCTGTACACGGGCGGCGACAAAGGCATTGGCGACCGGATCGCGGTCGAGGACCGCGAGGGCGTCGTCGAGCTCCCCGGGCTCGAGGACCTTGATGGCGGTGGTCGTCAGCACGTGTCGGAAAGCCTCACCGTTACGGGCCTGGGAGGCCAGGCGGGAGCAGGTCCTGGCACTTTACCTCGCGCCTGCGGGGAGCACCCGGCCGCTGCGGGACGGATTGTCCGGGCAGCGCGGAGCCCCGCGGCCCGGGGCGGGCGGCGGGGCTCGGCGGCGGTGCGGTGGGCCGTGGGTCAGCCGGCGATGGCCACGGTCGGCTCGCCGGAGGCGATGCCGTCCTTCTCCATCTGCTCGGCGATCTTCATGGCCTCTTCGATGAGGGTCTCGACGATCTTCGACTCGGGGACGGTCTTGATGACCTCGCCCTTGACGAAGATCTGGCCCTTGCCGTTGCCGGAGGCGACACCGAGGTCGGCCTCGCGGGCCTCGCCGGGGCCGTTGACGACACAGCCCATGACGGCGACGCGCAGCGGCACCTCCATGCCGTCCAGACCCGCGGTGACCTCGTCGGCGAGCTTGTAGACATCGACCTGGGCGCGGCCGCAGGACGGGCAGGAGACGATCTCCAGCCGGCGCTGGCGGAGGTTGAGCGACTCCAGGATGGAGATGCCGACCTTGACCTCTTCGGCGGGCGGCGCGGACAGCGAGACCCGGATGGTGTCGCCGATGCCCTCGCTGAGCAGCGCGCCGAAGGCGACGGCGGACTTGATGGTGCCCTGGAAGGCGGGGCCGGCCTCCGTGACACCGAGGTGGAGGGGGTAGTCGCACTGGGCGGCGAGCTGGCGGTAGGCGTTGACCATCACGACCGGGTCGTTGTGCTTGACCGAGATCTTGATGTCGCGGAAGCCGTGCTCCTCGAAGAGGGAGGCCTCCCACAGCGCGGACTCGACGAGCGCCTCGGGGGTGGCCTTGCCGTACTTCTGCAGCAGGCGGCGGTCCAGGGAGCCGGCGTTGACGCCGATCCGGATCGGGGTCCCGGCGTCGCCGGCGGCCTTGGCGATCTCCTTGACCTGGTCGTCGAACTGCTTGATGTTGCCCGGGTTCACCCGGACCGCGGCGCAGCCCGCGTCGATCGCGGCGAAAACGTACTTCGGCTGGAAATGGATGTCCGCGATGACCGGAATCTGCGACTTCCGGGCGATCACGGGCAGCGCGTCGGCGTCGTCCTGCGTCGGGCAGGCGACCCGGACGATCTGGCAGCCGGAGGCCGTCAGCTCGGCGATCTGCTGCAGCGTCGCGCCGATGTCGGACGTGCGTGTGGTCGTCATCGACTGCACCGAGACCGGTGCGTCTCCGCCCACGGCGACCGGCCCGACCTGGATCTTGCGGCTGACCCGGCGGTCGGCAAGCTTGGTCGGTACGTCCGGCATTCCCAGTGAAATGGCAGTCATCTGGCGAGCAACCCCAAGGTGTGGATCTAGGCCCCGCAGCGGCGGGCTCCGGTCTTCGAGATTACGGCACAGGAGTCGCGGCAAGCACATCGCGCCCGTGTGGCGCCACGAATGGGGACGGCCGGGCACCTCCAAACGCCACAGAGGTGCCCGGCCGCCGCCAAACGTGCTTTCTAGGTCAGCTTCACCGGATTCACCACGTCGGCGACGAGCACCAGCAGCGTGAAGCAGATGAAGATCCCGGCGACGACGTAGGCGACCGGCATCAGCTTGGCGACGTCGAAGGGGCCGGGGTCGGGTCGCCGGACGATCTTGGCGAAGGCCCGTCGGACGGACTCCCACATGGCGCCCGCGATGTGCCCGCCGTCCAGCGGCAGCAGCGGCAGCATGTTGAACAGGAACAGCGAGAGGTTGAACCCGGCGACCAGGAAGAGCATGGTCGCCACCCGCTGCTCCGGCGGGATGTCCAGGGAGAAGACCTCGCCGCCGACCCGGGCCGCGCCGACCACGCCCATCGGGGAGTCCTGCTTGCGTTCGCCGCCGTTGAAGGCCGCGTCCCACAGGTCCGGGACCTTGGCGGGCAGGTTTATCAGCGAGGAGACACCCTGCTCGACCATGTTGCCCATGCGGTCGACGGACTGGCCGAAGGACTGCTGGACGACGCCGCTGGCCGGGGTGAAGCCGAGGAATCCGGCGGTGACGAATTCGCCGGGGACATAGCCGCCGCGGCCGTCGGTCTTGGCGACCTTGTTCTCGATGAGGTCGGCGTGCAGGGTCGCGCGCGCGCCGTGCCGCTCGACGACGAGGGTGGCGGGCCCGGTGGTGTCACGGATCTGCTGCTGCAGGGCGCCCCAGTCCGGCACGGGGTGGCCGTTGAACGAGACGATCTTGTCGCCGGCCCGCAGGCCCGCGGCCTTGGCCGGGGAGTCCTTGGCGCCGGCCGGGCACTTGTCGGTCTTGGCGGCGGCCGAGATGACGCACTCCGAGACCGAGCCGACCTGGGTGGTCTGGGTGTTGATCCCGAAGCCCATCAGCACGCTCATGAAGATCACGACCGCCAGGATCAGATTCATGAACGGCCCGGCGAACATCACGATGATGCGCTTCCAGGGCTTACGGGTGTAGAAGAGCCGCTTCTCGTCGCCGGGCTGCAGCTCCTCGAAGGCCGCCGAGCGGGCGTCCTCGATCATGCCGCGGAACGGCGAGGTGGAGCGGGCCTGCAGCTTTCCGTCGTCGCCGGGCGGGAACATGCCGATCATGCGGATGTAGCCGCCGAGCGGGACGGCCTTGATGCCGTACTCGGTATCGCCCTTCTTACGGGAGAAGAGCGTCGGCCCGAAGCCCACCATGTACTGCGGCACGCGGATACCGAACATCTTGGCCGTGGAGAGGTGGCCGAGCTCGTGCCAGGCAATGGAGAACAGCAGGCCGACGACGAAGACGACTATGCCGAGGATGGTCATCCAGGTCGTCATGCTCGAGCCTCCGAAGGTGTCCGTGCCGCACGGGCGGCCAGTTCGCGGGCGCGGGCGCGCGCCCAGGTTTCCGCCTCCAGGACGTCCGCGACCGTCAGGGAAGTTCCCCGTGCGGGCGTGCCGTGCTCGGCAACCACTGCGGCGACCGTATCCACAATCCCTGTGAACGGCAGCCCGCCCTTGAGGAATGCCTCCACACATTCCTCGTTCGCCGCGTTGAAGACGGCGGGGGCGGTGCCGCCCAGATCACCGACCCGGCGGGCGAGCGGGACGGAGGGGAAGGCCTCCTCGTCCAGCGGGAAGAACTCCCAGGTCTGCGCCTTCGTCCAGTCCACGCCCGGGGCGGCGTCCGGGACCCGCTCGGGCCAGCCGATGCCCAGGGCGATCGGCATCCGCATGTCGGGCGGGCTGGCCTGGGCGAGCGTGGAGCCGTCGGTGAACTCCACCATCGAGTGGATGTAGGACTGCGGATGGACGACGACCTCGATGCGGTCGAAGGGGACGTCGAAGAGCAGATGCGCCTCGATGACCTCCAGGCCCTTGTTGACGAGGGTCGCGGAGTTGATGGTGACGACCGGGCCCATCGACCAGGTGGGGTGGGCCAGCGCCTGCTCGGGCGTGACATCGGCCAGCTCACGCTTGGTGCGGCCGCGGAACGGGCCGCCGGAGGCGGTGACGACCAGCTTGCGGACCTCGGCCCGGTCGCCGCCGGTGAGCGCCTGGAAGAGCGCGGAGTGCTCGGAGTCGACGGGGAGGATCTGGCCGGGGCGGGCGATCGCCTTGACCAGGGGCCCGCCGACGATCAGCGACTCCTTGTTGGCCAGCGCGAGCACCCGGCCCGCCTTGAGGGCGGCCAGCGTGGGGGCGAGCCCGATGGAGCCGGTGATGCCGTTGAGGACGGTGTGGCAGGGGGAAGCGGCCAGGTCGGTGGCGGCGTCGGGGCCAGCCAGGATCTCGGGCAGCGGCTCGCCCGCGCCGTAGCGGTCCGCCAGCGCCGTACGCAGCGCGGGCACCGCGTCCTCGCGCGCCACGGCGACGGCGTTCACCCGCAGCTGGTGCGCCTGATCGGCGAGCAGCTCGACCCGGCCGCCGGCCGCGGAGAGCGCGGTCACGCGGAAGCGGTCGGGGTTGCGCAGCACGATGTCGATCGCCTGGGTGCCGATCGACCCGGTCGAGCCGAGGATCACGATGTCGCGCGGGCCGTCCGGGCCGGTG
This genomic stretch from Streptomyces nigrescens harbors:
- the ispG gene encoding flavodoxin-dependent (E)-4-hydroxy-3-methylbut-2-enyl-diphosphate synthase encodes the protein MTAISLGMPDVPTKLADRRVSRKIQVGPVAVGGDAPVSVQSMTTTRTSDIGATLQQIAELTASGCQIVRVACPTQDDADALPVIARKSQIPVIADIHFQPKYVFAAIDAGCAAVRVNPGNIKQFDDQVKEIAKAAGDAGTPIRIGVNAGSLDRRLLQKYGKATPEALVESALWEASLFEEHGFRDIKISVKHNDPVVMVNAYRQLAAQCDYPLHLGVTEAGPAFQGTIKSAVAFGALLSEGIGDTIRVSLSAPPAEEVKVGISILESLNLRQRRLEIVSCPSCGRAQVDVYKLADEVTAGLDGMEVPLRVAVMGCVVNGPGEAREADLGVASGNGKGQIFVKGEVIKTVPESKIVETLIEEAMKIAEQMEKDGIASGEPTVAIAG
- a CDS encoding GNAT family N-acetyltransferase → MDDVAVGPLDLAARVDDALAVQALAFGLSDEEIAVRRHIVLRHLRCPGARALGATTPDGRLTGFVYGMPNDRAHWWSTVVEPYLRSEGLDHWLDDSFTITELHVHPAYQHRGIGRALITRITDEATEPRSILSAIDTESPARRLYRSLGYHDLARRVLFPSAPTPYAVMGAPLPLKRP
- a CDS encoding GNAT family N-acetyltransferase; protein product: MLTTTAIKVLEPGELDDALAVLDRDPVANAFVAARVQIAGLDPWRLGGEMWGWYVDGHLESLCYAGANLVPVCATSEAIRGFAERARRQGRRCSSIVGPAEATAELWSLLEPYWGPAREIRAHQPLMVTTAPSAEIAPDPYVRRIRKNEMDLIMPACVAMFTEEVGISPMAGDGGLLYQARVAELVGAGRSFARIENGKVIFKAEIGAATQRACQVQGVWVDPAYRGKGLSETGMAAVLRYALSDVAPVVSLYVNDYNTAARASYRRVGFEEVGAFMSVLF
- a CDS encoding M50 family metallopeptidase is translated as MTTWMTILGIVVFVVGLLFSIAWHELGHLSTAKMFGIRVPQYMVGFGPTLFSRKKGDTEYGIKAVPLGGYIRMIGMFPPGDDGKLQARSTSPFRGMIEDARSAAFEELQPGDEKRLFYTRKPWKRIIVMFAGPFMNLILAVVIFMSVLMGFGINTQTTQVGSVSECVISAAAKTDKCPAGAKDSPAKAAGLRAGDKIVSFNGHPVPDWGALQQQIRDTTGPATLVVERHGARATLHADLIENKVAKTDGRGGYVPGEFVTAGFLGFTPASGVVQQSFGQSVDRMGNMVEQGVSSLINLPAKVPDLWDAAFNGGERKQDSPMGVVGAARVGGEVFSLDIPPEQRVATMLFLVAGFNLSLFLFNMLPLLPLDGGHIAGAMWESVRRAFAKIVRRPDPGPFDVAKLMPVAYVVAGIFICFTLLVLVADVVNPVKLT
- the dxr gene encoding 1-deoxy-D-xylulose-5-phosphate reductoisomerase, producing the protein MTDSLAHPHLRFEPAATGPDGPRDIVILGSTGSIGTQAIDIVLRNPDRFRVTALSAAGGRVELLADQAHQLRVNAVAVAREDAVPALRTALADRYGAGEPLPEILAGPDAATDLAASPCHTVLNGITGSIGLAPTLAALKAGRVLALANKESLIVGGPLVKAIARPGQILPVDSEHSALFQALTGGDRAEVRKLVVTASGGPFRGRTKRELADVTPEQALAHPTWSMGPVVTINSATLVNKGLEVIEAHLLFDVPFDRIEVVVHPQSYIHSMVEFTDGSTLAQASPPDMRMPIALGIGWPERVPDAAPGVDWTKAQTWEFFPLDEEAFPSVPLARRVGDLGGTAPAVFNAANEECVEAFLKGGLPFTGIVDTVAAVVAEHGTPARGTSLTVADVLEAETWARARARELAARAARTPSEARA